From the genome of Solidesulfovibrio carbinolicus, one region includes:
- a CDS encoding LysR family transcriptional regulator: MEYYHLRTFVAVAEEEHLTRAAERLNASLPAVSAHIRGLEEELGVALFSRTPKGMRLTAEGRALLEEAREALRGLDAVRRRAGALRQDVTGVVRLGLNNEAARLHVPEILAVMTRRHPGVELHLVNSSSPRILDNVRLGRLDIGFVYDNIIEAGHEVAVTPLEEVPMAVVGPTSWSERVRRADWDELAGLPWVWFSERCPFQYLLESSFSRRGLPINKVMVGDNDATLRTLVAAGVGLTLLRRDDALEAAAAGEACVWPWEGMALGLALVHRRERAADRCIEAVAQAVAEVWGLPARKR; encoded by the coding sequence GTGGAATACTATCACCTGCGCACCTTCGTGGCCGTGGCCGAGGAGGAGCATCTCACCCGGGCGGCCGAGCGGTTAAACGCCAGCCTGCCGGCGGTCAGCGCCCATATCCGGGGTCTGGAAGAGGAGCTCGGGGTGGCGCTTTTTTCGCGCACGCCCAAGGGCATGCGCCTGACGGCCGAGGGCCGGGCGCTTCTGGAAGAGGCCCGGGAGGCCCTGCGCGGCCTGGACGCCGTGCGGCGGCGGGCCGGAGCCTTGCGCCAGGACGTGACGGGCGTGGTGCGGCTGGGGCTTAATAACGAAGCCGCGCGCCTGCATGTGCCGGAAATCCTGGCCGTCATGACCCGGCGGCATCCCGGGGTGGAGCTGCATCTGGTCAATTCCAGTTCGCCGCGCATCCTGGACAACGTGCGCCTGGGCCGGCTCGACATCGGTTTCGTCTACGACAACATCATCGAGGCCGGGCACGAGGTGGCGGTGACCCCTCTGGAAGAGGTGCCCATGGCCGTGGTGGGGCCGACCTCCTGGTCCGAGCGGGTGCGCCGGGCCGATTGGGACGAACTGGCCGGTCTGCCCTGGGTGTGGTTTTCCGAGCGCTGTCCGTTTCAGTATCTGCTCGAATCCTCGTTTTCACGCCGGGGACTGCCCATCAACAAGGTGATGGTGGGCGACAACGACGCCACGCTGCGCACGTTGGTCGCGGCCGGCGTCGGACTGACCTTGCTGCGCCGCGACGACGCCCTGGAGGCGGCGGCGGCCGGCGAGGCCTGCGTGTGGCCATGGGAAGGCATGGCCTTGGGACTGGCCCTGGTCCACCGCCGGGAACGGGCGGCGGACCGGTGCATCGAAGCGGTGGCCCAAGCCGTGGCCGAGGTCTGGGGACTGCCGGCCCGGAAACGTTAA
- a CDS encoding YbhB/YbcL family Raf kinase inhibitor-like protein produces the protein MPQTLTLASPAFVHMGRIPDRYAAAGADLSPPLLFAGVPAGAASLALVCDDPDAVSGVFDHFVLYNLSPATPGLPEGLPAVPRHADGSLSGLNGWGRLGYAGPRPPSGIHRYVFTLYALDAVLDLPPGAAKKDLLRAAKGHILASATLIGRYGRE, from the coding sequence ATGCCCCAGACGCTGACGCTCGCCTCGCCGGCCTTTGTCCATATGGGCCGGATTCCCGACCGTTACGCCGCCGCCGGGGCGGACCTGTCGCCGCCGCTGCTGTTTGCCGGCGTCCCGGCCGGCGCGGCCAGCCTGGCGCTGGTGTGCGACGATCCCGACGCCGTCTCCGGCGTGTTCGACCACTTCGTGCTCTACAATCTTTCCCCGGCCACCCCGGGCCTGCCCGAGGGCCTGCCGGCCGTGCCCCGCCACGCCGACGGCAGCCTGTCCGGGCTCAACGGCTGGGGACGCCTCGGCTACGCCGGACCCCGTCCGCCGTCGGGCATCCACCGCTACGTTTTCACCCTCTACGCCCTGGACGCCGTCCTGGATCTGCCGCCCGGGGCCGCCAAGAAAGATCTCCTGCGCGCCGCCAAGGGCCACATCCTGGCCTCGGCCACCCTCATTGGCCGCTACGGCCGGGAGTAA